Proteins encoded within one genomic window of Bacillus sp. 1NLA3E:
- a CDS encoding glutamine--tRNA ligase/YqeY domain fusion protein → MEQNSSNFIKSIIKEDLESGKRDHVITRFPPEPNGYLHIGHAKSIVINFGLADEFNGKTNLRFDDTNPLKEDQEYVDSIKEDVKWLGYDWDELFFASDYFDEMYNRAVLLIKKGKAYVDDLTAEEIRTYRGTLTEPGKESPYRTRSVKDNLDLFERMRKGEFENGTKVLRAKIDMSSPNLNLRDPVLYRVSHASHHNTGEKWCIYPMYDFAHPLEDAIEGVTHSLCTTEFEDHRPLYNWVIEQCETENKPEQTEFGRLNITNTVMSKRKLKQLVDEGFVEGWDDPRMPTISGLRRKGFTPESIREFVRETGVSKGSGTVDSAMLDHFVREDLKLKAPRTMGILRPLKVVITNYPEDQVEWLDAEINPEVPEMGERQIPFSRELYIEQDDFMEDPPKKYFRLFPGNEVRLKHAYFIKCEEVIKDEVGNVVELRCTYDIETKSGSGFTGRKVKGTLHWVDAKHAVPAEFRLYQPLILDTDDSKEDPNNEEKTFLDYVNEQSLEIIQGFIEPNLKDVKAQDKFQFFRHGYFNVDPKHTTKEKAVFNQIVSLKSSFKL, encoded by the coding sequence TTGGAACAAAACTCTTCAAACTTTATTAAAAGTATTATTAAAGAAGATTTAGAATCAGGGAAAAGAGACCATGTCATCACACGTTTTCCTCCTGAGCCAAACGGGTACCTTCATATTGGTCACGCTAAGTCCATTGTAATTAACTTTGGTCTGGCGGATGAATTTAACGGAAAAACGAATTTGCGTTTTGACGACACAAATCCATTAAAAGAAGATCAGGAGTATGTCGATTCCATTAAAGAAGATGTTAAATGGCTTGGCTATGACTGGGACGAGTTATTTTTTGCTTCTGACTATTTTGATGAAATGTACAATCGTGCCGTCCTTTTAATTAAAAAAGGAAAAGCATATGTCGATGATTTAACAGCAGAAGAAATTCGTACGTATCGTGGAACACTAACTGAACCAGGCAAGGAAAGCCCATATCGTACCCGAAGTGTTAAGGATAACCTTGATTTATTTGAACGGATGCGAAAAGGCGAATTTGAAAATGGGACTAAGGTTTTGCGCGCGAAAATTGACATGTCTTCCCCAAATTTAAACTTAAGGGACCCAGTTCTGTACCGTGTTTCTCATGCTAGCCATCATAACACTGGCGAAAAATGGTGTATCTATCCGATGTACGATTTTGCCCACCCACTTGAGGATGCCATCGAAGGTGTAACACACTCCCTTTGCACAACGGAGTTTGAGGACCATCGTCCGCTATACAATTGGGTAATCGAACAGTGTGAGACGGAAAACAAGCCTGAGCAAACGGAATTTGGCCGTTTAAACATTACCAATACCGTAATGAGTAAACGGAAGCTGAAACAGCTTGTTGATGAAGGTTTTGTCGAAGGTTGGGACGATCCACGTATGCCTACAATTTCTGGATTACGAAGAAAAGGGTTTACTCCTGAATCCATTCGAGAATTCGTCCGGGAAACTGGAGTGTCCAAAGGTTCTGGAACCGTCGATTCCGCCATGCTCGATCACTTTGTTCGGGAGGACTTAAAACTAAAGGCTCCAAGAACAATGGGAATTTTACGACCATTAAAAGTTGTAATTACAAATTACCCTGAGGATCAGGTCGAGTGGTTGGATGCCGAAATCAATCCAGAAGTTCCTGAAATGGGAGAACGCCAAATTCCATTTTCTAGAGAGTTGTATATTGAACAAGATGACTTTATGGAAGATCCACCCAAAAAGTATTTCCGACTGTTCCCTGGCAATGAAGTTCGACTAAAACATGCTTATTTTATTAAATGCGAAGAAGTTATTAAAGACGAAGTTGGCAATGTGGTTGAATTACGTTGTACGTACGATATTGAAACTAAGAGTGGGTCAGGCTTTACGGGTCGAAAGGTAAAAGGGACCCTCCATTGGGTTGATGCCAAACATGCCGTACCTGCCGAATTCCGTCTATACCAACCCCTGATTTTAGATACGGATGATTCCAAAGAAGACCCTAACAACGAGGAAAAAACATTTCTTGATTATGTAAATGAACAATCATTGGAAATCATCCAAGGCTTCATTGAACCTAATCTAAAGGATGTAAAAGCTCAAGATAAATTTCAGTTTTTCCGTCATGGCTATTTTAATGTCGATCCAAAACACACTACTAAGGAAAAAGCTGTATTTAATCAAATTGTTTCATTAAAAAGCTCGTTTAAATTATAA
- a CDS encoding NAD(P)H-dependent flavin oxidoreductase, with the protein MGIPESWWSQLALPAISAPMFLVSGLELVKGSCLNGVIGSFPAPNARPIEVLDQWMGGLNEDLAVARKNEPNRKIAPWAMNMVVHSTYSRLDEELELVQKHRPQLVITSLGNPKQVVEIVHEYGGVVFSDVSNVKFAKKAIEAGVDGLILVASGAGGHAGAINSLAFVDMVREFWDGVIVLAGGISSGQGILAAQAAGADLAYIGTRFIVATESMANDEYRRMLVDASQDDIIFTDAFSGVHANMLKPSIVKAGMDPEQLVKKDKVDFNDMQKETNAKAWRDIWSAGHGVGVITKIEPVAAIIEQLESEYKEAIQRVNQQVQKLRGNG; encoded by the coding sequence ATGGGTATTCCTGAAAGTTGGTGGAGTCAGCTAGCCCTCCCAGCGATTTCGGCACCAATGTTCTTAGTATCTGGGCTGGAACTCGTAAAAGGAAGCTGTTTAAACGGGGTAATCGGGTCATTTCCGGCCCCAAATGCCCGGCCAATTGAAGTATTGGACCAATGGATGGGCGGGCTAAATGAAGATCTGGCAGTAGCGAGAAAAAATGAACCAAACCGCAAAATAGCGCCGTGGGCGATGAATATGGTCGTTCATAGCACATACAGCCGCCTTGATGAAGAACTGGAACTTGTCCAGAAACATCGACCTCAATTAGTGATCACTTCATTAGGAAACCCGAAACAAGTGGTTGAGATTGTCCATGAATATGGTGGTGTAGTCTTTTCAGATGTGAGCAATGTAAAGTTCGCCAAAAAGGCAATAGAAGCGGGAGTTGATGGGTTAATTTTAGTAGCCAGTGGAGCAGGTGGACACGCTGGTGCTATTAACAGCTTGGCATTTGTTGATATGGTTCGAGAATTTTGGGATGGTGTAATTGTTCTCGCGGGAGGTATATCTTCGGGGCAAGGAATATTGGCTGCTCAAGCTGCTGGTGCCGATCTAGCCTATATAGGGACTCGCTTCATTGTTGCGACCGAAAGCATGGCAAACGATGAATATCGACGGATGCTCGTTGACGCTTCTCAAGACGACATTATTTTCACCGATGCCTTTTCTGGTGTACATGCCAATATGCTAAAACCAAGTATTGTGAAGGCCGGCATGGATCCTGAACAATTAGTAAAGAAAGATAAAGTAGATTTTAATGATATGCAGAAAGAAACAAATGCAAAAGCATGGCGTGATATTTGGTCAGCGGGGCACGGAGTGGGGGTTATTACTAAAATCGAGCCAGTTGCCGCGATAATTGAACAACTTGAATCCGAATACAAAGAGGCAATTCAAAGAGTGAACCAGCAGGTCCAAAAGCTACGGGGAAACGGATAA
- the ureC gene encoding urease subunit alpha, translated as MSFQMSRKQYADMFGPTTGDAVRLADTDLFLEIEKDYTIYGDEVKFGGGKVIRDGMGQHPLATDDKTVDLVLTNAMIVDYTGIYKADIGIKEGLISAIGKSGNPLLMDGVNIVIGAGTEVIAAEGMIVTAGGIDAHIHFICPQQIETAISSGITTMLGGGTGPATGTNATTCTPGVWNIHRMLQAAEGFPMNLGFLGKGNASAEEPLIEQIEAGAIGLKLHEDWGTTAAAIDTSLKVADQYDVQVAIHTDTLNEGGFVEDTLAAINGRVIHTYHTEGAGGGHAPDIIRAASFSNILPSSTNPTRPYTVNTLEEHLDMLMVCHHLDPSVPEDIAFADSRIRKETIAAEDILHDLGVFSMISSDSQAMGRVGEVITRTWQTADKMKKQRGKLAEDHGAVGDNFRIKRYISKYTINPAIVHGISEFVGSIEIGKLADLVIWEPAFFGVKPELILKGGMIAYSVMGDPNASIPTPQPAIYRPMFASFGGAKNKTSITFVSKTAYEKDIGSKLSLQKIVKPVSGTRQITKKNMKFNGETPEIEVDPHTYEVKVDGQLITCEPAEVLPMAQRYFLF; from the coding sequence ATGAGTTTTCAAATGTCTAGGAAACAATATGCTGATATGTTTGGTCCGACCACTGGAGATGCAGTTCGCCTCGCCGATACTGACCTTTTTCTCGAAATTGAAAAAGATTATACGATTTATGGGGATGAGGTAAAGTTTGGTGGTGGCAAAGTCATTCGTGATGGAATGGGGCAACATCCGTTAGCTACAGATGACAAAACGGTAGATCTTGTCTTAACAAATGCAATGATTGTGGATTATACAGGTATTTATAAAGCAGATATTGGAATCAAAGAGGGGCTCATTTCTGCAATTGGTAAGTCGGGAAATCCTTTATTAATGGATGGTGTCAATATTGTAATTGGTGCGGGCACAGAAGTGATTGCTGCGGAAGGGATGATTGTGACAGCAGGTGGTATTGATGCGCACATTCATTTTATTTGCCCACAACAAATTGAAACGGCGATTTCTTCCGGAATTACTACTATGCTCGGAGGTGGAACGGGCCCTGCGACAGGAACAAACGCAACGACTTGTACTCCTGGGGTTTGGAACATTCATCGGATGCTGCAAGCAGCTGAGGGGTTCCCTATGAATTTGGGCTTTTTAGGAAAAGGGAATGCCTCAGCTGAAGAACCTCTAATCGAACAAATTGAAGCGGGGGCAATCGGCCTAAAGTTACACGAGGACTGGGGGACCACCGCGGCCGCTATTGATACGAGTTTAAAAGTTGCTGATCAATATGATGTCCAGGTGGCCATTCATACGGATACATTAAATGAAGGAGGATTCGTTGAGGATACTCTCGCTGCAATAAATGGACGGGTTATTCATACTTATCATACAGAAGGAGCAGGAGGGGGTCACGCTCCAGATATTATAAGAGCAGCTAGCTTCTCAAACATCCTTCCATCCTCAACAAATCCAACACGTCCCTATACGGTGAATACATTAGAAGAACATTTAGACATGTTAATGGTTTGTCATCATTTAGACCCAAGTGTCCCTGAGGATATTGCCTTTGCTGATTCAAGGATTCGTAAAGAAACCATTGCGGCTGAAGATATTTTGCATGATTTAGGTGTATTTAGCATGATTTCCTCTGATTCGCAAGCAATGGGTCGGGTTGGAGAAGTAATCACACGGACCTGGCAAACTGCCGATAAAATGAAGAAACAACGCGGGAAATTAGCTGAGGACCACGGAGCTGTCGGCGATAATTTTAGAATTAAAAGGTATATTTCAAAATATACAATTAATCCAGCTATTGTTCATGGCATTTCGGAGTTTGTTGGCTCAATTGAAATAGGGAAACTGGCAGATTTGGTGATTTGGGAACCGGCCTTTTTTGGTGTAAAACCAGAGTTGATTTTGAAAGGAGGAATGATTGCTTATAGTGTAATGGGTGATCCTAACGCGAGTATTCCTACCCCTCAACCCGCCATTTATCGACCCATGTTTGCTTCTTTTGGTGGTGCAAAAAATAAGACTTCGATTACGTTTGTTTCAAAGACGGCTTACGAAAAAGACATTGGTTCGAAGCTAAGCCTACAAAAAATAGTTAAACCGGTATCCGGAACCCGTCAAATAACGAAGAAGAATATGAAATTTAACGGTGAAACGCCAGAAATTGAAGTGGATCCACACACCTATGAAGTAAAGGTTGATGGTCAATTAATCACATGCGAGCCTGCTGAGGTCCTGCCAATGGCCCAACGATATTTCTTATTCTGA
- a CDS encoding formate/nitrite transporter family protein, producing the protein MEVKPLLEVEHLALKKQKIYRQSRLRFIARSMLASMFIGFGVIVAFKTGNFFYLEHSPLTYPMAALTFGAAIILIAYGGGDLFTGNTFYFTFAALRKKISWGEVIKIWMTSYVGNILGAALFAFIIYTTGLFNDAHVNGFLLSVVEKKMEAPGMQLFFRAILCNWLVCLAFFVPMALKGDGPKMFSMILFVFCFFISGYEHSIANMCTFAIALVLNHPGTISVSGVIHNLIPVTIGNLIGGGVLMGWMYYYVNIPFFNEYTENNGED; encoded by the coding sequence ATGGAAGTAAAACCGCTTCTTGAAGTGGAGCATTTAGCTCTAAAAAAGCAAAAAATATACCGCCAAAGCCGCCTTCGTTTTATTGCGAGATCAATGCTAGCTAGTATGTTTATCGGATTCGGAGTAATTGTCGCCTTTAAGACTGGAAACTTTTTTTATTTGGAACATTCTCCTTTAACCTACCCTATGGCCGCTTTAACCTTTGGAGCTGCAATCATCCTAATCGCTTACGGGGGTGGCGATTTATTTACGGGTAACACCTTTTACTTCACATTTGCCGCCCTCCGAAAAAAAATCAGCTGGGGTGAAGTAATTAAGATATGGATGACAAGTTATGTTGGCAACATATTGGGTGCCGCTCTTTTTGCTTTTATTATTTATACAACCGGACTTTTCAATGATGCACATGTTAATGGATTTTTGCTCAGTGTGGTGGAGAAAAAAATGGAAGCACCAGGAATGCAACTATTTTTCCGGGCCATTCTTTGTAACTGGCTTGTCTGTCTTGCATTTTTTGTTCCAATGGCACTTAAAGGTGATGGACCAAAAATGTTTTCAATGATTTTGTTCGTATTTTGCTTTTTTATCTCCGGTTATGAACACAGTATCGCCAACATGTGTACCTTTGCGATTGCATTAGTATTAAACCATCCTGGTACCATATCAGTTAGTGGGGTCATACATAATCTAATCCCTGTAACGATTGGAAATTTAATTGGTGGCGGGG
- a CDS encoding urease subunit gamma, whose protein sequence is MKLTSREMEKLMIVVAADLARRRQHRGLKLNYPEAIAIITYEVLEGARDGKTVAQLMQYGATILKIADVMEGIPEMIPDIQVEATFPDGTKLVTVHDPIRE, encoded by the coding sequence ATGAAATTGACCTCACGGGAAATGGAGAAGTTGATGATTGTAGTAGCAGCAGATCTTGCCCGCCGCCGTCAGCATAGAGGACTGAAGTTAAACTATCCGGAGGCGATTGCTATTATTACATACGAAGTATTAGAAGGGGCAAGAGACGGGAAAACAGTAGCTCAGTTAATGCAATATGGGGCTACTATTCTAAAGATTGCTGATGTGATGGAAGGGATCCCCGAAATGATTCCAGATATTCAAGTAGAAGCAACTTTTCCAGATGGTACCAAGCTTGTGACCGTTCATGATCCAATACGAGAATAA
- a CDS encoding urease subunit beta, whose protein sequence is MIPGEYLLKTEPITCNENKQSITIRVLNRGDRPIQIGSHFHFFEVNKLLEFVRKQTFGLHLNIPAGTAVRFEPGDAKEIELVPFSGERKVYGLNNQTNGSVEREGTK, encoded by the coding sequence ATGATTCCTGGTGAGTACTTGCTGAAGACCGAACCGATTACCTGCAACGAGAATAAGCAATCAATCACGATAAGGGTTTTAAACCGTGGTGACCGACCAATTCAAATTGGTTCCCATTTTCATTTTTTTGAAGTCAACAAATTACTTGAATTTGTTCGAAAACAAACCTTTGGCCTGCATTTGAATATTCCGGCTGGAACAGCTGTAAGATTTGAACCTGGTGATGCAAAAGAGATAGAACTTGTTCCGTTTTCAGGTGAACGAAAAGTCTACGGTCTCAATAATCAAACAAACGGGTCAGTAGAACGGGAGGGAACCAAATGA
- the ureG gene encoding urease accessory protein UreG, whose translation MEPVIIGVGGPVGAGKTMLVEKLTRTMFKDYSMAVVTNDIYTKEDALFLIKNGVLPEDRVIGVETGGCPHTAIREDASMNFAAIEELTELHPDLDLIFVESGGDNLAATFSPELVDFSIYIIDVAQGEKIPRKGGQGMIKSDLFIINKIDLAPYVGASLQVMEQDTIAARGNKPYIFTNLKDGTGLEKVVDWIKSQAFFIGLKS comes from the coding sequence ATGGAACCAGTGATTATTGGAGTTGGAGGGCCTGTTGGGGCAGGAAAAACCATGCTTGTAGAAAAATTGACGAGAACGATGTTTAAAGATTATAGCATGGCCGTCGTCACGAATGACATTTATACAAAAGAAGATGCTTTGTTTTTAATAAAAAATGGGGTGCTTCCAGAGGATCGAGTCATCGGCGTTGAAACGGGAGGCTGTCCACATACAGCAATAAGAGAGGATGCCTCAATGAATTTTGCCGCAATAGAAGAATTAACTGAACTACATCCCGATCTTGATTTGATTTTCGTTGAGAGTGGTGGTGACAACTTGGCGGCTACATTTAGTCCAGAGCTTGTTGATTTTTCCATCTATATTATTGATGTTGCTCAGGGAGAAAAGATTCCTAGGAAAGGCGGACAGGGAATGATAAAATCAGACCTGTTTATCATTAACAAAATTGATTTAGCACCCTATGTCGGGGCAAGTCTGCAAGTCATGGAGCAGGATACAATTGCAGCGAGAGGAAATAAACCCTATATTTTCACAAATCTAAAAGACGGAACGGGGTTAGAAAAGGTCGTGGATTGGATCAAGAGCCAAGCCTTTTTTATTGGTCTGAAATCATGA
- the ureE gene encoding urease accessory protein UreE: MIIEKIIGNVATIEENIPHIERVFMESDALLKRVQRVTTDHGNELGIRLKENKSLEDGDVLYMDENNMIIVTVTPDDLLTIMPTSIQQMGEIAHQLGNRHLPAQFEGKLMLVQYDYLVEELLQKLEVPYRREKRKVKQAFRHIGHRHD, from the coding sequence ATGATTATTGAAAAAATAATCGGTAATGTAGCGACGATTGAAGAAAACATTCCCCATATTGAACGTGTATTCATGGAAAGTGATGCTTTACTAAAGCGAGTCCAACGGGTAACAACAGACCATGGGAATGAACTAGGTATTCGATTAAAAGAGAATAAAAGTCTTGAAGATGGTGACGTCTTGTATATGGATGAAAACAATATGATCATCGTAACTGTCACACCCGATGATTTATTAACCATTATGCCAACTTCGATTCAGCAAATGGGTGAAATTGCTCACCAACTGGGGAACCGACACCTGCCTGCTCAATTCGAGGGAAAACTAATGCTTGTCCAATATGATTATTTAGTTGAAGAATTGTTACAGAAGCTTGAAGTTCCCTACAGACGTGAAAAACGTAAAGTAAAACAAGCATTCCGACATATCGGTCATCGCCATGATTAG
- a CDS encoding urease accessory protein UreD: MDQEPSLFYWSEIMSFTGAIDLNVAKKQLKTIVSDCYYEGALKITRPVYNEKNYPTIYLIHVGGGYVDGDTYLLNISLEDNAELAVTTQSSTKVYRTPNHPVRQITNIILKKGSMLEFFPDPLIAYEDSRFVQETTVRMETGATLFFCDIITPGWSAEGGLFQYDWIRSKLTVFQNGNMVLFDYLFLEHDDDPVRLLKMEGYSHIGSLFIIHQNVNKEFVDHLSSLLSEYDMDTRIGFSLLPEEGVALRILALSTGVIEKIIHHVHTFSRKELLDKGPLEWRKY; encoded by the coding sequence TTGGATCAAGAGCCAAGCCTTTTTTATTGGTCTGAAATCATGAGTTTTACTGGTGCAATAGATTTGAATGTTGCCAAAAAACAACTAAAAACAATTGTTTCTGATTGCTATTATGAAGGTGCACTAAAAATCACCCGGCCTGTTTACAATGAAAAAAATTATCCAACTATCTATTTGATTCACGTGGGTGGTGGATATGTAGATGGAGATACATATTTACTAAATATTAGTCTAGAAGATAATGCGGAATTAGCGGTTACGACACAGTCCTCTACAAAGGTTTACAGAACACCCAATCATCCTGTTCGTCAAATCACTAATATTATCCTGAAGAAAGGGAGCATGTTGGAATTTTTCCCTGACCCTTTAATTGCTTATGAAGATTCTAGATTTGTTCAGGAGACAACAGTTCGAATGGAGACCGGGGCTACCCTATTTTTTTGCGATATCATCACACCAGGATGGTCTGCTGAGGGTGGATTGTTTCAATACGATTGGATTAGATCAAAGTTAACCGTTTTTCAAAATGGGAATATGGTCCTTTTTGATTATTTGTTCCTTGAACATGATGATGATCCTGTCAGACTTTTGAAGATGGAGGGTTATTCACACATTGGATCACTTTTCATCATTCATCAGAATGTAAACAAAGAATTTGTTGATCACCTATCTTCATTACTTTCGGAGTACGACATGGACACGAGAATTGGGTTCTCACTTTTACCAGAAGAAGGTGTTGCTTTGCGTATTCTCGCGTTAAGTACGGGGGTCATTGAAAAAATCATTCATCACGTTCATACTTTTTCCCGCAAGGAATTATTAGATAAGGGTCCGCTGGAGTGGCGAAAATATTGA
- a CDS encoding urease accessory protein UreF, which yields MISSLFPLLQLCDSNFPSGAFSHSFGLETYIQDQQILDKESFLKAIGTYISHQLVYCDGLACRFIFEALENQHISEIIKYDQLLFVSSLANETRTGNRRIGVRLAKLCAQLYPSEHLTNYLNQINRKEAYGHSSLVFAMVSFHLQVEKDTALGAYLFSCVSSLIQNAVRGIPLGQTDGQKLLVEVQLLIKGAVAAINLLNPEDFGAASPGLEIAQMRHERLDVRLFMS from the coding sequence ATGATTAGCTCACTTTTTCCTTTGCTTCAACTTTGTGATTCAAATTTCCCTTCAGGGGCTTTTTCCCACTCATTTGGGTTGGAAACATACATCCAAGATCAACAGATTTTAGATAAAGAGAGCTTCTTAAAAGCGATCGGTACCTATATTTCACATCAGCTTGTATATTGTGATGGATTAGCTTGTAGATTTATTTTCGAAGCGTTGGAAAATCAGCATATCTCTGAAATCATTAAATATGATCAGTTGCTATTTGTTTCCAGCTTGGCAAATGAAACAAGAACCGGTAATCGAAGAATTGGTGTAAGATTGGCAAAGCTCTGTGCCCAACTGTACCCGTCTGAACATCTTACAAACTATCTAAATCAAATAAATAGAAAAGAAGCTTACGGTCATTCGTCGCTAGTTTTTGCGATGGTCAGTTTCCATTTACAAGTGGAAAAGGATACAGCATTAGGAGCTTATTTATTCTCTTGTGTCTCTTCATTAATTCAAAATGCAGTTCGGGGAATCCCGCTCGGACAAACAGACGGCCAAAAGTTATTGGTGGAGGTTCAGTTGCTTATTAAAGGGGCTGTAGCGGCAATCAATCTATTGAATCCAGAAGATTTTGGCGCGGCTAGTCCAGGGTTAGAAATTGCTCAAATGCGACATGAACGACTTGATGTTCGATTATTTATGTCTTAA
- a CDS encoding SDR family oxidoreductase codes for MTNILVTGFTGNVGQEVAKVLRIKNAPFKCAVRNVEKSKVKFGVDYDYVRFDLSNPDTFEQALENIDKIFLMYPPEVRGPEDLHPFFAKVKEKGIKHIVYLSVKDVQFLSFIPHHKNEKAIKAAKLPYTFLRAGYFMQNLNMFLLNELKENGRIFVPAGKGKTSFIDVRDIAEVAVLALLGGTQHVNKSYCLTGREAIDFDEVAKRMSAILGKKITYTNPTARDFQQYMLQKGVDPGFIKVVTNLHFITKIGLAKGMTNDYVELMKKNPTAIDTYIQDYREYWV; via the coding sequence ATGACTAATATTTTGGTTACAGGGTTTACGGGGAATGTTGGGCAAGAAGTGGCTAAAGTTCTACGTATAAAAAATGCTCCATTTAAATGCGCTGTACGGAATGTTGAAAAGTCAAAGGTGAAATTTGGTGTAGATTATGACTATGTCCGGTTTGATCTTAGTAATCCGGATACGTTTGAGCAAGCCCTAGAAAATATCGATAAGATATTTTTAATGTATCCCCCTGAGGTTAGGGGGCCTGAGGATTTACATCCTTTTTTCGCGAAAGTGAAAGAGAAAGGGATAAAACACATAGTCTACTTGTCAGTAAAAGATGTACAATTCCTGTCGTTTATTCCTCATCATAAAAATGAAAAGGCAATCAAAGCGGCTAAACTACCTTATACCTTTTTGCGTGCAGGTTATTTCATGCAAAATCTTAATATGTTCCTTCTAAATGAACTTAAAGAAAATGGAAGAATTTTTGTTCCGGCTGGAAAAGGGAAGACAAGTTTTATAGATGTTCGAGATATCGCAGAAGTCGCTGTCCTTGCACTTTTAGGAGGGACACAGCATGTAAATAAGAGTTATTGTTTAACTGGAAGGGAAGCAATTGATTTTGATGAGGTGGCCAAACGAATGTCTGCAATACTTGGTAAAAAGATTACTTATACCAATCCGACTGCAAGAGATTTTCAACAATATATGCTCCAAAAGGGTGTTGATCCTGGTTTTATAAAAGTGGTAACAAACCTTCACTTTATAACCAAAATTGGTTTGGCAAAAGGGATGACTAATGATTATGTGGAATTGATGAAGAAAAATCCAACTGCAATTGATACATATATACAGGATTATCGTGAATATTGGGTATAA
- a CDS encoding TetR/AcrR family transcriptional regulator, with protein MVEKESSRDKLLSTASRLFQLQGYHGTGLNQITKESGAPKGSLYHYFPNGKEELAIEAVKLTSAFVSKNIKESLKQIEDPVIAIQNFIETMALRFENERSMVGVPIAAVALETSHSSELLRKACQEAYESFQNEFTQKLINSGFDQQKASELGIVINSLIEGAFLLSFTRGDSKPLLLIAKQIPVLLS; from the coding sequence ATGGTAGAAAAAGAGAGCTCGCGAGATAAATTATTAAGTACAGCATCACGGCTATTCCAACTTCAAGGATATCACGGCACAGGACTAAATCAAATAACTAAGGAAAGTGGAGCTCCGAAGGGTTCTTTGTACCATTATTTTCCGAATGGAAAAGAAGAGTTAGCGATTGAAGCAGTTAAATTAACAAGTGCATTTGTTTCCAAAAATATAAAAGAATCCTTGAAACAGATAGAAGATCCAGTTATTGCCATTCAAAATTTTATTGAAACAATGGCGCTTCGATTTGAAAATGAGCGGTCTATGGTCGGGGTCCCAATTGCAGCAGTTGCCCTTGAAACCTCACATAGCTCTGAACTGCTCAGAAAGGCCTGTCAAGAAGCCTATGAAAGCTTTCAAAACGAGTTTACTCAAAAGCTAATAAATAGTGGTTTCGATCAACAAAAAGCGAGTGAGTTAGGGATTGTGATTAATTCCCTAATCGAAGGGGCGTTCCTTTTGAGCTTTACCCGAGGAGACAGTAAGCCGTTACTGTTAATTGCTAAACAAATTCCAGTGCTTCTAAGCTAG